A genome region from Mycobacterium florentinum includes the following:
- a CDS encoding carotenoid oxygenase family protein: MTSTQTAQSENPYLEGFLAPVGAEVTATDLTVTGQIPEHLDGRYLRNGPNPAAQVDPATYHWFTGDAMVHGVALRDGKACWYRNRWVRTPPTSAALGEPERTGLNPRIGMLSVGPNTNVLTHARRTLALVEGGGANYELTDELDTVGPCDFDGTLFGGYTAHPHRDPRTGELHAVSYSFGRGHTVQYSVIDTAGRARRTVDIDVSGSPMMHDFSLTDKYVVIYDLPVTFDPAQVVPANVPRWLSLPARLVMESVLGRVRIPGPMMAAINSNRQPMHRMPYSWKDTYPARIGVMPREGGNADVRWFDIEPCYVFHPLNAFSEMRAGTEVLVLDVVSYARMFERDLRGPGDSRPVLNRWTINLTTGAVSTERRDDRPQEFPRIDESVLGARHRFGYAVGLDGGYLSGGATEMTTALYKHDYATGSSTVAALEPDLLLGEMSFVPNPTNGSGQRAEDDGVLMGYAYHRGRDEGQLLILDAQTLDSVATVHLPQRVPMGFHGNWAPTD; encoded by the coding sequence ATGACTTCCACACAAACCGCCCAATCCGAGAACCCCTATCTCGAGGGCTTCCTGGCGCCGGTGGGCGCCGAAGTGACCGCGACCGACCTCACCGTGACCGGGCAGATCCCCGAGCACCTGGACGGGCGCTACCTGCGCAACGGGCCCAACCCGGCCGCGCAGGTCGACCCGGCCACCTATCACTGGTTCACCGGCGACGCGATGGTGCACGGGGTGGCGCTGCGCGACGGCAAGGCCTGCTGGTATCGCAACCGCTGGGTCCGCACCCCGCCGACCAGCGCCGCGCTGGGCGAGCCCGAGCGAACGGGGTTGAACCCACGCATCGGCATGCTGTCGGTCGGCCCCAACACCAACGTGCTGACCCACGCCCGGCGCACGCTGGCACTGGTCGAGGGCGGCGGTGCCAACTACGAGCTCACCGACGAACTGGACACCGTCGGGCCATGCGACTTCGACGGGACATTGTTCGGTGGCTACACCGCCCACCCGCACCGGGATCCGCGCACCGGCGAATTGCACGCGGTGTCCTACAGCTTCGGACGCGGGCACACCGTGCAGTACTCGGTGATCGACACCGCGGGGCGCGCGCGGCGCACCGTCGACATCGACGTGTCCGGGTCGCCGATGATGCATGACTTCTCGCTGACGGATAAGTACGTGGTGATCTACGACCTGCCGGTGACGTTCGACCCGGCCCAGGTGGTGCCGGCCAACGTGCCGCGCTGGCTGAGTTTGCCGGCGCGCTTGGTCATGGAGTCGGTGCTCGGCCGGGTCCGGATTCCCGGCCCGATGATGGCGGCGATCAACAGCAATCGGCAGCCCATGCATCGGATGCCATACAGCTGGAAGGACACCTATCCGGCGCGCATCGGGGTGATGCCCCGCGAAGGCGGCAACGCGGACGTGCGCTGGTTCGATATCGAGCCGTGCTACGTCTTCCACCCGCTCAACGCCTTCTCGGAGATGCGCGCCGGGACTGAGGTCCTGGTACTCGACGTGGTCAGCTACGCGCGGATGTTCGAGCGCGACCTGCGCGGTCCCGGCGACAGCCGCCCCGTGCTGAACCGCTGGACGATCAACCTGACGACCGGCGCGGTCAGCACCGAACGCCGCGACGATCGTCCGCAGGAGTTTCCCCGGATCGACGAGTCGGTGCTGGGTGCGCGCCACCGGTTCGGATACGCCGTCGGCCTGGACGGCGGCTACCTCTCCGGTGGAGCAACCGAGATGACCACGGCGCTGTACAAGCACGACTACGCGACGGGATCAAGCACCGTCGCGGCGCTGGAACCGGACCTTTTGCTCGGCGAGATGTCCTTTGTGCCCAACCCCACCAACGGCTCGGGGCAGCGTGCCGAGGACGACGGCGTCCTGATGGGCTACGCCTATCACCGGGGCCGTGACGAAGGGCAATTGCTGATCCTGGACGCTCAGACGCTCGACTCGGTTGCGACCGTTCACCTGCCGCAGCGGGTACCGATGGGCTTCCACGGCAACTGGGCTCCAACCGATTGA
- a CDS encoding ABC transporter ATP-binding protein, protein MGVAIEVNGLTKSFGSSRIWEDVTLDVPAGEVSVLLGPSGTGKSVFLKSLIGLLRPERGSIVIDGTDIIECSAKELYEIRTLFGVLFQDGALFGSMNLFDNTAFPLREHTKKKEGEIRDIVMEKLELVGLGGDEKKFPGEISGGMRKRAGLARALVLDPQIILCDEPDSGLDPVRTAYLSQLILDINAQIDATILIVTHNINIARTVPDNIGMLFRKHLVMFGPREVLLTSDEPVVRQFLNGRRIGPIGMSEEKDEATMAEEQALLDAGHHAGGTEEIEGVPPQITATPGMPERKGVARRQARVREMLHTLPKKAQAAILDDLEGTHKYQAHEFGD, encoded by the coding sequence ATGGGTGTCGCTATCGAGGTCAATGGTCTGACCAAGTCCTTCGGATCATCGAGGATTTGGGAAGACGTGACCCTGGATGTCCCTGCCGGGGAGGTCAGCGTTTTGCTGGGCCCGTCGGGTACCGGCAAGTCCGTGTTTTTGAAGTCTTTGATCGGCCTCCTTCGTCCAGAACGTGGCTCGATTGTCATCGATGGCACCGACATCATCGAGTGTTCGGCCAAGGAGCTCTACGAGATCCGCACGTTGTTCGGGGTGCTGTTCCAGGACGGTGCGCTGTTCGGCTCGATGAACCTGTTCGACAACACCGCCTTCCCGCTGCGTGAGCACACCAAGAAGAAGGAAGGCGAAATCCGTGACATCGTCATGGAGAAGCTCGAGTTGGTGGGTCTGGGCGGCGACGAGAAGAAGTTCCCCGGCGAGATCTCCGGTGGTATGCGCAAGCGTGCCGGCCTGGCTCGCGCCCTGGTGCTGGACCCGCAGATCATCCTGTGCGACGAGCCCGACTCCGGTCTGGACCCGGTCCGTACCGCGTATCTGAGCCAGCTGATTCTGGACATCAACGCCCAGATCGACGCGACGATCCTGATCGTGACGCACAACATCAACATCGCCCGCACGGTGCCGGACAACATCGGGATGTTGTTCCGCAAGCACTTGGTGATGTTCGGTCCGCGTGAGGTGCTGCTGACCAGCGATGAGCCGGTGGTGCGCCAGTTCCTCAACGGCCGGCGTATCGGCCCGATCGGTATGTCGGAGGAGAAGGACGAGGCGACCATGGCCGAAGAGCAGGCGCTGCTCGATGCCGGTCACCACGCCGGTGGTACCGAGGAGATCGAGGGTGTGCCGCCGCAGATCACCGCGACGCCGGGGATGCCCGAGCGCAAGGGTGTGGCTCGTCGCCAGGCCCGGGTGCGCGAGATGCTGCACACCTTGCCCAAGAAGGCGCAGGCCGCGATCCTCGACGACCTCGAGGGCACACACAAGTACCAAGCGCACGAGTTCGGCGACTAG
- a CDS encoding TetR/AcrR family transcriptional regulator → MTSEVQRSVRDEMLHAAVGLLDSDGPDALQTRKVASAAGTSTMAVYTHFGGMRGLIAAVAEEGLRQFDAAQTVPQTADPVADLFTVGAAYRRYAIERPHMYRLMFGSTSAHGINAPAGNVLTLTVAQIEQHDPSFAHVVRVVRRCMLDGRITVGSADDDASVVATAAQFWALIHGFVMLELAGYYGDDGSAVAPVLTALTTNLLVALGDSAQQVAQSLESAMR, encoded by the coding sequence ATGACTTCGGAAGTTCAGCGCAGTGTTCGCGACGAGATGCTGCACGCCGCGGTCGGCCTGCTCGACAGCGACGGCCCCGATGCCCTGCAGACCCGCAAGGTGGCCAGCGCCGCGGGGACCTCGACGATGGCCGTGTACACCCATTTTGGCGGGATGCGGGGCCTGATCGCGGCGGTCGCCGAGGAGGGTCTACGTCAGTTCGACGCCGCCCAGACGGTGCCGCAGACCGCCGATCCGGTGGCCGATCTGTTTACCGTCGGTGCCGCCTACCGCCGCTACGCCATCGAGCGGCCACACATGTACCGGCTGATGTTCGGTAGCACCAGCGCGCACGGCATCAACGCGCCGGCCGGCAATGTCTTGACCCTAACGGTCGCTCAGATCGAGCAGCACGACCCCAGCTTCGCGCACGTGGTGCGGGTGGTGCGCCGGTGCATGCTGGACGGCCGGATCACGGTGGGCAGCGCCGACGACGACGCGTCCGTCGTGGCCACCGCCGCCCAGTTCTGGGCGTTGATTCACGGATTCGTGATGCTGGAGCTGGCCGGGTACTACGGCGACGACGGCTCGGCGGTCGCGCCGGTGCTCACCGCGCTGACCACGAATTTGCTTGTTGCGCTTGGGGATTCCGCGCAGCAAGTGGCGCAGTCGCTCGAGTCTGCGATGCGCTGA
- the rplL gene encoding 50S ribosomal protein L7/L12: MAKISTDDLLDVFKEMTLLELSDFVKKFEETFEVTAAAPVAVAAAGGAAAGGAPAEAAEEQSEFDVILEAAGDKKIGVIKVVREIVSGLGLKEAKDLVDGAPKPLLEKVAKEAAEEAKGKLEAAGATVTVK, encoded by the coding sequence ATGGCAAAAATCTCCACCGATGACCTGCTCGACGTCTTCAAGGAAATGACCCTGCTCGAGCTCTCGGACTTCGTGAAGAAGTTCGAGGAGACCTTCGAGGTCACCGCGGCCGCCCCGGTCGCCGTTGCCGCTGCCGGTGGCGCTGCCGCCGGTGGTGCCCCCGCCGAGGCCGCCGAGGAGCAGTCCGAGTTCGACGTCATCCTCGAGGCCGCCGGCGACAAGAAGATCGGCGTCATCAAGGTGGTCCGCGAGATCGTCTCCGGCCTGGGCCTGAAAGAGGCCAAGGACCTGGTCGACGGCGCACCCAAGCCGCTGCTGGAGAAGGTCGCCAAGGAAGCCGCCGAGGAGGCCAAGGGCAAGCTCGAGGCTGCCGGCGCGACCGTCACCGTCAAGTAG
- a CDS encoding DNA-directed RNA polymerase subunit beta': MLDVNFFDELRIGLATAEDIRQWSYGEVKKPETINYRTLKPEKDGLFCEKIFGPTRDWECYCGKYKRVRFKGIICERCGVEVTRAKVRRERMGHIELAAPVTHIWYFKGVPSRLGYLLDLAPKDLEKIIYFAAYVITAVDDEMRHNELSTLEAEMVVERKGVEDQRDADLEARAQKLEADLAELEAEGAKADARRKVRDSGEREMRQIRDRAQRELDRLDDIWTTFTKLAPKQLIVDENLYRELVDRYGEYFTGAMGAESIQKLIENFDIDAEADILRDVIRNGKGQKKLRALKRLKVVAAFQQSGNSPMGMVLDAVPVIPPELRPMVQLDGGRFATSDLNDLYRRVINRNNRLKRLIDLGAPEIIVNNEKRMLQESVDALFDNGRRGRPVTGPGNRPLKSLSDLLKGKQGRFRQNLLGKRVDYSGRSVIVVGPQLKLHQCGLPKLMALELFKPFVMKRLVDLNHAQNIKSAKRMVERQRPQVWDVLEEVIAEHPVLLNRAPTLHRLGIQAFEPMLVEGKAIQLHPLVCEAFNADFDGDQMAVHLPLSAEAQAEARILMLSSNNILSPASGRPLAMPRLDMVTGLYYLTTEVAGAEGEYRAAGKDQPEQGVYSSPAEAIMASDRGLLSVRAQIKVRLTQLRPPAEIETELFGQNGWQPGDSWMAETTLGRVLFNELLPLGYPFVNKQMHKKVQAAIINDLAERYPMIVVAQTVDKLKDAGFYWATRSGVTVSMADVLVPPRKKEILDHYEDRADKVEKQFQRGALNHDERNEALVEIWKEATDEVGKALREHYPADNPIITIVDSGATGNFTQTRTLAGMKGLVTNPKGEFIPRPVKSSFREGLTVLEYFINTHGARKGLADTALRTADSGYLTRRLVDVSQDVIVREHDCETERGIIVELAERQPDGTLIRDPYIETSAYARTLGADAVDEAGNVVVARGEDLGDPSIEALLAAGITQIKVRSVLTCTTGTGVCATCYGRSMATGKLVDIGEAVGIVAAQSIGEPGTQLTMRTFHQGGVGEDITGGLPRVQELFEARVPRGKAPIADVTGRVQLEDGERFYKITIVPDDGGEEVVYDKLSKRQRLRVFKHEDGSERVLSDGDHVEVGQQLMEGSADPHEVLRVQGPREVQIHLVREVQEVYRAQGVSIHDKHIEVIVRQMLRRVTIIDSGATEFLPGSLIDRAEFEAENRRVVAEGGEPAAGRPVLMGITKASLATDSWLSAASFQETTRVLTDAAINCRSDKLNGLKENVIIGKLIPAGTGINRYRNIQVQPTEEARAAAYTIPSYEDQYYSPDFGQATGAAVPLDDYGYSDYR, encoded by the coding sequence GTGCTCGACGTCAACTTCTTCGATGAACTCCGTATTGGCCTGGCCACCGCGGAAGACATCAGGCAATGGTCTTACGGCGAGGTCAAGAAGCCGGAGACGATCAACTACCGCACGCTCAAGCCCGAGAAGGACGGCCTGTTCTGCGAGAAGATCTTCGGACCGACTCGCGACTGGGAGTGCTACTGCGGCAAGTACAAGCGCGTGCGCTTCAAGGGCATCATCTGCGAGCGCTGTGGCGTCGAGGTAACTCGGGCCAAGGTGCGTCGCGAGCGGATGGGACACATCGAGCTGGCCGCACCGGTCACGCACATCTGGTACTTCAAGGGCGTGCCTTCGCGCCTCGGGTACCTGCTCGACCTGGCGCCGAAGGATCTCGAGAAGATCATCTACTTCGCGGCCTACGTGATCACCGCGGTCGACGACGAGATGCGGCACAACGAGCTCTCGACGCTCGAGGCCGAAATGGTGGTGGAGCGCAAGGGTGTTGAGGACCAGCGCGACGCCGACCTGGAGGCCCGTGCCCAGAAGCTGGAGGCCGACCTGGCCGAGCTGGAGGCCGAGGGCGCGAAAGCCGATGCGCGGCGCAAGGTTCGCGACAGTGGCGAGCGCGAGATGCGTCAGATCCGCGACCGGGCCCAGCGCGAGCTGGACCGGCTCGATGACATCTGGACGACGTTCACCAAGCTGGCTCCCAAGCAGCTGATCGTCGACGAGAACCTCTACCGCGAGCTCGTCGACCGGTACGGCGAGTACTTCACCGGGGCCATGGGCGCGGAGTCGATCCAGAAGTTGATCGAGAACTTCGACATCGACGCCGAGGCCGACATCCTGCGTGACGTCATCCGAAACGGCAAGGGGCAGAAGAAGCTTCGTGCGCTGAAGCGTCTGAAGGTCGTCGCGGCCTTCCAACAGTCGGGTAACTCGCCGATGGGCATGGTGCTCGACGCGGTGCCGGTGATCCCGCCGGAGCTGCGCCCGATGGTGCAGCTCGACGGTGGCCGGTTCGCCACGTCCGACCTGAACGACCTGTACCGCCGCGTGATCAACCGCAACAACCGCCTCAAGAGGCTGATCGACCTCGGTGCGCCCGAGATCATCGTCAACAATGAGAAGCGGATGCTGCAGGAGTCGGTGGACGCGCTGTTCGACAACGGCCGTCGCGGCCGTCCGGTCACCGGGCCGGGTAACCGTCCGCTGAAGTCGTTGAGCGACTTGCTCAAGGGTAAGCAGGGCCGGTTCCGTCAGAACCTGCTCGGTAAGCGTGTCGACTACTCGGGCCGTTCGGTCATCGTGGTCGGCCCGCAGCTCAAGCTGCACCAGTGCGGTCTGCCCAAGCTGATGGCGCTGGAGCTGTTCAAGCCGTTCGTGATGAAGCGGCTGGTCGACCTCAACCACGCGCAGAACATCAAGAGCGCCAAGCGAATGGTCGAGCGCCAGCGTCCCCAGGTGTGGGACGTGCTCGAAGAGGTCATCGCCGAGCACCCGGTTCTGCTGAACCGTGCGCCCACGCTGCATCGACTCGGCATTCAGGCTTTCGAGCCAATGCTGGTGGAGGGCAAGGCCATTCAGCTGCACCCGTTGGTGTGTGAGGCGTTCAACGCCGACTTCGACGGTGACCAGATGGCGGTGCACCTGCCGCTGAGTGCCGAGGCGCAGGCCGAGGCTCGCATCTTGATGCTGTCGTCGAACAACATCCTGTCGCCCGCGTCCGGCCGCCCGCTGGCCATGCCGCGACTCGACATGGTGACCGGGCTGTACTACCTGACCACCGAGGTGGCCGGGGCCGAAGGCGAATACCGCGCGGCCGGCAAGGACCAGCCGGAGCAGGGCGTGTACTCCTCGCCGGCCGAGGCGATCATGGCGTCCGACCGCGGCTTGCTCTCGGTTCGGGCCCAGATCAAGGTGCGGTTGACGCAGCTGCGTCCGCCGGCCGAGATCGAGACCGAGCTGTTCGGTCAGAACGGTTGGCAGCCAGGCGATTCGTGGATGGCCGAGACGACCCTGGGTCGGGTGCTGTTCAACGAGCTGCTGCCGCTGGGCTACCCGTTCGTGAACAAGCAGATGCACAAGAAGGTGCAGGCTGCCATCATCAACGATCTGGCCGAGCGCTACCCGATGATCGTGGTCGCGCAGACCGTCGACAAGCTGAAGGACGCCGGTTTCTACTGGGCGACCCGAAGCGGCGTCACGGTCTCGATGGCCGACGTGCTGGTGCCGCCGCGGAAGAAGGAGATCCTCGACCACTACGAGGACCGGGCGGACAAGGTCGAAAAGCAGTTCCAGCGTGGTGCTTTGAACCACGACGAGCGCAACGAGGCGCTGGTGGAGATCTGGAAGGAAGCCACCGACGAGGTCGGTAAGGCGCTGCGCGAGCACTACCCGGCCGACAACCCGATCATCACGATCGTCGACTCGGGTGCCACGGGTAACTTCACCCAGACCCGAACGCTGGCCGGCATGAAGGGCCTGGTGACCAACCCGAAGGGTGAGTTCATCCCGCGTCCGGTCAAGTCGTCGTTCCGCGAGGGCCTGACCGTGCTGGAGTACTTCATCAACACGCACGGCGCTCGAAAGGGTCTGGCGGACACCGCGTTGCGTACCGCCGACTCCGGGTACCTGACCCGTCGTCTGGTGGACGTGTCGCAGGACGTCATCGTCCGCGAGCACGACTGCGAGACCGAGCGCGGCATCATCGTCGAGCTGGCCGAGCGTCAGCCCGACGGCACCCTGATCCGTGACCCGTACATCGAAACCTCGGCGTACGCACGGACTTTGGGCGCCGACGCGGTCGACGAGGCCGGCAACGTCGTCGTCGCGCGTGGTGAGGACCTGGGCGACCCGTCGATCGAGGCCTTGCTGGCTGCGGGCATCACGCAGATCAAGGTCCGTTCGGTGCTGACGTGCACCACCGGTACCGGTGTGTGTGCGACCTGTTACGGGCGTTCGATGGCGACCGGCAAGCTGGTCGACATCGGCGAGGCCGTCGGTATCGTGGCCGCGCAGTCCATTGGTGAGCCCGGTACGCAGCTGACCATGCGTACCTTCCACCAGGGTGGTGTCGGTGAGGACATCACCGGCGGTCTGCCGCGTGTGCAGGAGCTGTTCGAGGCCCGGGTGCCGCGAGGCAAGGCGCCGATCGCCGACGTCACCGGGCGGGTTCAGCTCGAGGACGGCGAGCGCTTCTACAAGATCACCATCGTTCCCGACGATGGCGGCGAGGAAGTCGTCTACGACAAGCTCTCCAAGCGGCAGCGGCTGCGTGTGTTCAAGCACGAAGACGGTTCCGAGCGAGTGCTTTCCGACGGCGACCACGTCGAGGTGGGCCAGCAGCTGATGGAAGGCTCGGCCGACCCGCACGAGGTGCTGCGCGTGCAGGGCCCCCGCGAGGTGCAGATCCACTTGGTCCGCGAGGTCCAGGAGGTCTACCGCGCTCAGGGTGTGTCGATCCACGACAAACACATCGAGGTGATCGTTCGCCAGATGCTGCGCCGCGTCACCATCATCGACTCGGGCGCGACGGAGTTCCTGCCGGGTTCGCTGATCGACCGCGCGGAGTTCGAAGCGGAGAACCGCCGGGTAGTGGCCGAGGGCGGCGAGCCCGCGGCCGGACGTCCGGTGCTGATGGGTATCACGAAGGCGTCGCTGGCCACCGACTCGTGGCTGAGTGCGGCGTCGTTCCAGGAGACCACGCGAGTGCTGACCGATGCGGCGATCAACTGCCGCAGCGACAAGCTCAATGGTCTGAAGGAGAACGTGATCATCGGAAAGCTGATCCCGGCCGGTACCGGAATCAACCGGTACCGCAACATCCAGGTTCAGCCGACCGAGGAGGCCCGCGCCGCGGCGTACACGATCCCGTCCTACGAGGATCAGTACTACAGCCCGGACTTCGGCCAGGCCACCGGTGCCGCGGTTCCGCTGGACGACTACGGCTACAGCGACTACCGCTAG
- the rpoB gene encoding DNA-directed RNA polymerase subunit beta — translation MADSRQSKTDSSSSNNSVPGAPDRVSFAKLREPLEVPGLLDVQTDSFEWLIGSPRWREIASGRGDVNPVGGLEEVLNELSPIEDFSGSMSLSFSDPRFDEVKAPVDECKDKDMTYAAPLFVTAEFINNNTGEIKSQTVFMGDFPMMTEKGTFIINGTERVVVSQLVRSPGVYFDESIDKSTEKLLHSVKVIPSRGAWLEFDVDKRDTVGVRIDRKRRQPVTVLLKALGWTNEQIHERFGFSEIMMSTLEKDNTAGTDEALLDIYRKLRPGEPPTKESAQTLLENLFFKEKRYDLARVGRYKVNKKLGLHAGEPITSSTLTEEDVVATIEYLVRLHEGQATMTVPGGTEVPVETDDIDHFGNRRLRTVGELIQNQIRVGMSRMERVVRERMTTQDVEAITPQTLINIRPVVAAIKEFFGTSQLSQFMDQNNPLSGLTHKRRLSALGPGGLSRERAGLEVRDVHPSHYGRMCPIETPEGPNIGLIGSLSVYARVNPFGFIETPYRKVVDGVVSDEIHYLTADEEDRHVVAQANSPIDADGRFEESRVLVRRKAGEVEYVPSSEVDYMDVSPRQMVSVATAMIPFLEHDDANRALMGANMQRQAVPLVRSEAPLVGTGMELRAAIDAGDVVVADKAGVIEEVSADYITVMADDGTRHTYRMRKFARSNHGTCANQSPIVDAGDRVEAGQVIADGPCTENGEMALGKNLLVAIMPWEGHNYEDAIILSNRLVEEDVLTSIHIEEHEIDARDTKLGAEEITRDIPNVSDEVLADLDERGIVRIGAEVRDGDILVGKVTPKGETELTPEERLLRAIFGEKAREVRDTSLKVPHGESGKVIGIRVFSREDDDELPAGVNELVRVYVAQKRKISDGDKLAGRHGNKGVIGKILPVEDMPFMPDGTPVDIILNTHGVPRRMNIGQILETHLGWVAKAGWNIEGTPEWAANLPEGLRHAQPDQTVSTPVFDGAKEEELQGLLACTLPNRDGDVMVNADGKARLFDGRSGEPFPYPVTVGYMYIMKLHHLVDDKIHARSTGPYSMITQQPLGGKAQFGGQRFGEMECWAMQAYGAAYTLQELLTIKSDDTVGRVKVYEAIVKGENIPEPGIPESFKVLLKELQSLCLNVEVLSSDGAAIELREGEDEDLERAAANLGINLSRNESASVEDLA, via the coding sequence TTGGCAGATTCTCGCCAGAGCAAGACGGACTCCTCTAGTTCTAACAACTCCGTGCCTGGAGCACCTGACCGAGTTTCTTTCGCCAAGCTCCGCGAACCGCTTGAGGTTCCGGGGCTTCTCGACGTGCAGACCGACTCCTTCGAGTGGTTGATCGGCTCGCCGCGTTGGCGTGAGATTGCCTCCGGCCGCGGGGACGTCAACCCGGTCGGTGGCCTCGAAGAGGTGCTGAACGAGTTGTCGCCGATCGAGGACTTCTCGGGCTCAATGTCACTGTCGTTCTCCGACCCCCGCTTCGACGAAGTCAAGGCGCCGGTGGACGAGTGCAAAGACAAGGACATGACGTACGCGGCTCCGCTGTTCGTCACGGCCGAGTTCATCAACAACAACACCGGTGAGATCAAGAGCCAGACGGTCTTCATGGGTGACTTCCCGATGATGACCGAGAAAGGCACGTTCATCATCAACGGGACCGAGCGCGTCGTGGTCAGCCAGCTGGTCCGGTCGCCCGGTGTGTACTTCGACGAGTCGATCGACAAGTCGACCGAGAAGCTGCTGCACAGCGTCAAGGTGATTCCGAGCCGCGGTGCGTGGCTGGAGTTCGACGTCGACAAGCGCGACACCGTCGGCGTTCGCATCGACCGCAAGCGCCGTCAGCCGGTCACCGTGCTGCTCAAGGCGCTGGGCTGGACCAACGAGCAGATCCACGAGCGGTTCGGCTTCTCCGAGATCATGATGTCGACGCTGGAGAAGGACAACACCGCCGGCACCGACGAGGCGCTGCTGGACATCTACCGCAAGCTGCGTCCGGGCGAGCCGCCGACCAAAGAGTCCGCGCAGACCCTGCTGGAGAACCTGTTCTTCAAGGAGAAGCGCTACGACCTGGCCCGCGTCGGCCGCTACAAGGTCAACAAGAAGCTCGGCCTGCACGCCGGCGAGCCGATCACGTCGTCGACGCTGACCGAGGAAGACGTCGTCGCCACCATCGAGTACCTGGTGCGCCTGCACGAGGGCCAGGCGACCATGACGGTTCCCGGCGGCACCGAGGTTCCGGTGGAGACCGACGACATCGACCACTTCGGCAACCGCCGTCTGCGCACCGTCGGAGAGCTGATCCAGAACCAGATCCGGGTCGGTATGTCCCGGATGGAGCGCGTCGTCCGCGAGCGGATGACGACGCAGGACGTCGAGGCGATCACGCCGCAGACCCTGATCAACATCCGTCCCGTCGTGGCGGCGATCAAGGAGTTCTTCGGCACCAGCCAGCTGTCCCAGTTCATGGACCAGAACAACCCGTTGTCAGGGCTCACCCACAAGCGCCGCCTCTCAGCGCTGGGGCCGGGCGGTCTGTCGCGTGAGCGCGCGGGCCTCGAGGTCCGTGACGTGCACCCGTCGCACTACGGCCGGATGTGTCCGATCGAGACCCCTGAGGGTCCGAACATCGGTCTGATCGGTTCGCTGTCGGTGTACGCGCGGGTCAACCCGTTCGGGTTCATCGAGACGCCGTACCGCAAGGTCGTCGACGGTGTGGTTTCCGACGAGATCCACTACCTGACCGCCGACGAGGAGGACCGCCACGTTGTGGCGCAGGCCAACTCGCCGATCGACGCCGACGGCCGGTTCGAGGAGTCGCGCGTTCTGGTTCGCCGCAAGGCGGGCGAGGTCGAGTACGTGCCGTCGTCCGAGGTGGACTACATGGACGTCTCGCCGCGCCAGATGGTGTCGGTGGCCACGGCCATGATTCCGTTCCTCGAGCACGACGACGCCAACCGTGCCCTGATGGGTGCCAACATGCAGCGCCAGGCCGTTCCGCTGGTGCGCAGCGAGGCGCCGCTGGTCGGTACCGGTATGGAGCTGCGCGCCGCGATCGACGCCGGCGATGTGGTGGTGGCCGACAAGGCCGGGGTGATCGAGGAGGTGTCCGCCGACTACATCACCGTGATGGCCGACGACGGCACCCGGCACACCTACCGGATGCGCAAGTTCGCCCGGTCCAACCACGGCACCTGCGCCAACCAGTCGCCGATCGTCGACGCGGGAGACCGCGTCGAGGCCGGCCAGGTGATTGCCGACGGTCCCTGCACCGAAAACGGCGAGATGGCCCTCGGCAAGAACCTGCTGGTTGCGATCATGCCGTGGGAAGGCCACAACTACGAGGACGCGATCATCCTCTCCAACCGCCTGGTCGAAGAGGACGTGCTCACCTCGATCCACATCGAGGAGCACGAGATCGATGCCCGCGACACCAAGCTGGGCGCCGAGGAGATCACCCGGGACATCCCGAACGTCTCCGACGAGGTGCTCGCCGACTTGGACGAGCGCGGCATCGTGCGCATCGGTGCCGAGGTTCGTGACGGCGACATCCTGGTCGGCAAGGTCACCCCGAAGGGTGAGACCGAGCTGACTCCGGAGGAGCGGCTGCTGCGGGCGATCTTCGGTGAGAAGGCCCGTGAGGTCCGCGACACCTCGCTGAAGGTGCCGCACGGCGAGTCCGGCAAGGTGATCGGCATTCGGGTGTTCTCGCGTGAGGACGACGACGAACTGCCCGCCGGTGTCAACGAGCTGGTTCGCGTCTACGTGGCCCAGAAGCGCAAGATCTCCGACGGTGACAAGCTGGCCGGACGCCACGGCAACAAGGGCGTCATCGGCAAGATCCTGCCGGTCGAGGACATGCCGTTCATGCCGGACGGCACCCCGGTCGACATCATCCTGAACACCCACGGTGTGCCCCGACGTATGAACATCGGCCAGATCCTGGAAACCCACCTCGGGTGGGTCGCCAAGGCCGGCTGGAACATCGAGGGCACGCCCGAGTGGGCGGCGAACCTGCCGGAGGGCCTGCGGCACGCGCAGCCGGACCAGACGGTGTCGACCCCGGTGTTCGACGGCGCCAAGGAGGAGGAGCTGCAGGGCCTGCTGGCCTGCACGCTGCCCAACCGCGACGGCGACGTGATGGTGAACGCGGACGGCAAGGCGAGGCTGTTCGATGGCCGCAGCGGCGAGCCGTTCCCGTACCCGGTGACCGTTGGCTACATGTACATCATGAAGCTGCACCACCTGGTGGACGACAAGATCCACGCCCGCTCCACCGGTCCGTACTCGATGATCACCCAGCAGCCGTTGGGTGGTAAGGCGCAGTTCGGTGGTCAGCGATTCGGTGAGATGGAGTGCTGGGCCATGCAGGCCTACGGCGCGGCGTACACGCTGCAGGAGCTGTTGACCATCAAGTCGGACGACACCGTCGGCCGGGTCAAGGTATACGAGGCGATCGTCAAGGGCGAGAACATCCCCGAGCCGGGTATCCCCGAGTCGTTCAAGGTGTTGCTCAAGGAGCTGCAGTCACTGTGCCTCAACGTTGAGGTTCTGTCGTCGGATGGTGCGGCGATCGAACTGCGCGAGGGCGAGGATGAAGACCTGGAGCGCGCCGCCGCGAACCTGGGAATCAACCTGTCCCGCAACGAATCCGCGTCCGTCGAGGATCTGGCCTAA